The region aacaacaacaacaacaacctgCAAAGAACGGTGTCCGACATCTCCTTCGAGCTGAGCAAGGAGGTGGCGGCAGCGtgcaccgccgccgccgccgacgccGCCAAGCTGCCGCCGATCTCGGAGGTGGAGGACGCCAAATGCGAGTGCTGCGGCATGTCGGAGGACTGCACGCCGGAGTACATAGACCGCGTCCGCGCCAAATTCGCCGGCCGGTGGATCTGCGGCCTCTGCTCCGAGGCCgtgaaggaggaggaggagaaaaaCGGCGGAAAAAGGGAAGAGGCCGTCAACTCCCACATCAACGCTTGCTCCAAGTTCAACAAGTTCGCTCGGGCTTACCCGGTTCTTTACCAGGCGGAAGCCATGAGAGAGATGTTGAAGAAGACGAGAGCAGATCCCAGAGGTCTCAGGGCCGCCAAAACCTTCAGCGCTAGGGATAACAAAGGCAAACCAAACAAAGCCGGAATAGCCAGGAGTTCCAGTTGCATTCCCGCCATAACCAGAGACATGACTGAGCttaacattaataattaatcactaattactaagAATGTcctaatataatgtatatattaatttatttttagttttgggGAATAAGACAATATTATCCTTGAGGGTTCTGGTGTATACCTAACTTTCAGGTAGTGACAGTGGATTCTCTCGtcataaaaaagaattaaagaagCCATTGCTATAATCACCCTTTAGTATGGGGTTTTTTGGGTTGGTCTTAGCTAAAAACTTATTTACTCACCCATTAGGGTTAGTTATGACATTTCCATTAAGGGTACtaaggaattttttttagtcATCCTCTCGGGACTTTGAGTATCTGATGATTAATGTATAATTAGACGACTGATGATGTATTTCGGAGTTGTACTGCAATGTAATGTAACCCTATtaacctattattattataaatagtaTGAAATTCTGGTATTTAATAATGTATTGTCATAATTTAAGATTTCCAGTGCACAAGTTGATACTATTTTGTACGTACAACATGGTTTCATACGTCAAATGgttttggtttgggttgagataatataataataacaagtaCAGCTTAAAGAAATGACCAATTCATGAACATAAAGCAGATGCAATGGACATTTTCTTCCTCGTTCAGAACTTTCCATGCCACTGCTTTCTCGTATGAAATCGGCCTGCTCATGCTCGACATGCAGATTCCGCCTTGAAGGCATGAAAAACCCTGTCGatttacaacaacaaaaacgaACAATCAATCTCCCAAGGCCTAAATTTTGTTAAATCAAGAATTATATACAATAGGGGCAACTTCAGCTAAGTTGGTAAGACTGTTAGGTTTTTCAGGcctaaattatacggagtatatgacaGCTCGAAAAAGATGCTTGGTTTACTAATGCAAATTTACTAACCTGTTGCATTATCCGGGGGAACTCGGAGCAGAGGGTTTTCCTTCCATGGTCGTCGAATATCTTCTCCAAACTTATGTCTTGAAGTGCGGCCAAAGTTGTCTCGAGCATGTCCAGTCCTGCCTGGTTTGCAAATGCGAGAAATGGCGACGCCTGCATAGTTGTTAGAAGAGAATGAAGATTAATTTGCAGAATGGTGTCTGTTGTGAGAGTTCATTGTTAGCTTTTCTGCAAGTAAAATAGGTTCTGAGTATGTAAATAGTATAGTGAACTAGTTAAGGAGCCAAATTCCATGAATCCAATGGAATTTGCAATTTGCGAATCGAAAGGGGGAACCTTTGCAGAGCAGCAAACGACAGCGTCTGAGTGACTCCACAGTGCTTTCAAGATGGACTCGCTTCCTTCACCGCTGTATTTCAATAGTTCCACGCCCAAGTAGCACCTGCGAAATAGGCAAGGATACGCGGTTACAAGTATTTGGTCGAATCACAGGCACAACGGCGAGTAGTGTAGTGAGTAGTACACCTGTAGCTTTGGCAGATCCACTGAGCGAGGGTGTGTGCTTCAGGAGTCCCGAGTGGCAGTCTCAGGCCCGCGTGGGAGCCCAAGTGGGAAGGAGAGAGCGCCAACGCTACCCTCTGAACAGACGAGATAACGCTGCGCACATATTGTCGCGCCATTGACACAACAGCCTCCTGCATGTGGCTCTCGtaggcaaattggaaagcaATGGTCATAACAGATCTTGTTGCACTGTTATTAGTGCTGAGGCTATTTGGAGCTTTATTTTCCGCTGTCCCCGTCTCGAGAGCAGAAGTGAGGTCGAGGGTGCGACTGGGGCTCGAGGCTTCCTGTGTAACATCGCGAATGTTAGAAGGAACACAAAAACGTCGAATAATGCTAGTGGGGTGACTGAATGGATCCAAAACCGAAACGAGGCTGggtaaagaaaaatgtaaaccTTGCCAGCGTCGAGAGGAATGATGCGAAAACCAGAAGGAAGGAGAGGCGCATCATCAGCAAAAGACGCATCAATAGGAGCAAATATGAGCTCTGCACACGTCCCTACAGCGTTTTCATCCATTCCGCTACATAGCTGCCAAAGATAAATAAAGAATGAAACTCTGCAAAAATGCCAAGGTATCTGAGGAATCGATGTCTTAGGAGAGGAATAAATCCTCATTTCCTCCTCTTAGAGAGGCTGGTAATCAATAATTACCGCTTTATTCAATCACACCAATTCTTGACTTCAGTTTTAAACGTTGCCATGGATGCAAAGAAACGGGACTTACTTGTAGCAGAAACATGTCCCTTGGCATGATTGCATCATCAGGGGAATGGCCATTGCCTTCAAATTTAATAACCTCCAGCAACTACACAGTGTTAACGTAAAACGAGTAGATTGTAAGGCTCCGATAACATAAACAACGGGAAGCAGATTATGTTCATTCATAAAGCGATCCTACAAGACAAAGTTACTCACCTCTTCGTGCTCAACAGCGTGAGCCAATGGAAGTATAACTTGATTCCCAAAGTTAAAAATACGGGCTTCTGGTAAGATGCAAGGACCAACTTTAATAGCAGCAGCCGAATAAGCATCAATATTATTCTCAGCCCACTCGGACCTATGCTCCCGGAGAAACCTCAGAAGCATTGCAGGAGGAACATTCTGAAGAAAAAGTAGCGCACGACAGCATTAAAAGCCACAGAAGAAAAAGGCTGCCCTTGAAATATTTCTTTAGATTCTAAGAACTTCAAAAAACAGTAACAAATAACAATTATCTGCAGAAAAGGAGTTAATAATGTGCTAATATTTTAATTAGCTGACCTGCAGAAGCATTGATGCTTTTGCACACAAGACTGAATTGCTTATGGATGTAAAACCGTTTCCAAAGGTGAGGTCTAGACCCATCAGTTTATACGGAGAGGAGTTGACGAGGACAGTGACATCATCAATGCCGTCGTTACCAAGCAACGACCACCCCTCATCAGTAAAGCCATTCACAGCCTCGTTAAAACCCCTGCCAAGAGAATATAGggaatttatataatttagtaaCTTAAACCGAGAGCAGATATAAGGCATGTGCTCTACCGGCTCAATCTCTGACGTAAAGCTCGTAAAGCTGCAGGCCGTCTTCCAGAGTTCGTGAGATTGGGCTGTGAAACCTCCTGCGCTATCTGCCTCAGATGGCAAAGGGCCTGGAAGGGAACAAAACATACGTCATCGTCCAGTTCATATTCCCGATAGCCACAGTACAAGTTAGAACAAATTCTTACCGCCATTGTTGTTTTATGAGCAAGCATTGCCGATGACTCATAGAGTGGGCGCAACACTTCTGGCACACTCCACGCCTAACAGAGATCGATTTTAGATTGTATCAAACATCAATGTGGTATTCAGTGTATGAATTGAGCATTTACAAGGTATATATAAGATTGATTGACCTCTAAATTCATATGATCAACGATATGAATAATTGAACCTCCGCCATCACAAGGTCTAATCAAGTACCCGCTAGGCAGCATTTCTGCTCTAACAAAGTTTGGTACTGGCGGCACACTCGGACCATTTTGTATATTACCAAGTGATCTTTCACACACCTGTACATTTCATGAATTAAAAATGTAACGGTTCACAAAAAAAAGAGCAGGGCATAATGAAAATGCTGGGCAAAACGAATTGCCTACCGCCAGACTTCCATCATCCAAAACAGAAGCATAGCGTAACAACCAGAAGTCACGAGCAGGTGCCAAAGTTGTTGGTGCATAAAGCTAACCATAACACAAATTTCAAAGCTTATCAGGCACATGGCTAGTCATCCTGAAAGCATGAAAAGAAGAGTTTCGAGTTGCTTACCTGCATGTATAGAAGTTCAATGGTCCCACCATTGGCTGTGGGTATCACATTTAGGACATCAACAGTCCGGCAATCGCGAAACCAAGATGGCCTATCCTTGAGAATTTCTACAACCTGGAAGAAACATTGCCTtcagttatataaaaaaaatccaaatagtAACCCTAGAAACTGGAAAAGCATCAAAAGAGGGAATCATATTACCCTTGTAGGCTCAAGACCAACTAAGCCACAAGCTCTTGCAGCCACGCCAGTACAACCATGAGAAATAGCAATGATTCCAATGGAATCCGGACCAGGCTACGCATACcaacaaaagaaatttaattgCAACATGACTTCAAATTACAATGATACACAAGAAGacaattgaaattaaatttgaaggTTTCATGATAGTGGCAAGTGTTGTCAATCAATAAAAATTGATGATGCACTAAAATAATGTTCATGGTCCATTTTGTTCTTATTAACTTGTATTCAAAGTTAAACAACAAGATGCTTTAGAAGCTATAATTTAGTTTGAATATTTGCATTCAGGTCCATCCAATGGGATATAAATCaccattcttttttatttattctaatggagagtattattattatgaattcaTGATATACCTTCATTCCAGGCATTTGAACCCACTCAACAGCAGTTCCAGTAGCCTTTGAAAGAAACTCTGCTAAAGTCTCTTTTGCAATGCATAACAGCCTGGAAAATAGAAGAGCATGCAAAACTCCATAAGCCACCCACCAACACAAAACAAGGATAGCATCATAGCAGTCATGATCCTCAGTATTAAAGAAAGAGACTGAACAACCATAAACCCACTAACCCTTCAGGACTAGCATCCCTTGGAGGATGCTGAGGTGTCAATTGGAGTTGACCACTTGTCACCACTGATTCACAGCTGGTGTCTTTTGTACCAATCCCTGTCTGCAATCAAAGAAAACAACACCTCACTCCTCAAATTCAATTTACAATCACTTGAGCACTATGAAATTGCCAAATTATTCACAAGTGATAACTGACAATCTGATTTGAACATGAGGAAAAAATTCTCACACTCGGAGTTTGCCTACGGAAGTGGCCATTCTCATACACCAATTGCGAAACTTGCTTCTGCAACCTggcattttcctccattaaaagcTTGTTCATGGCTGTCAGCTTCCTATTCACAGACTGAAACCTTGAAGCTTCTTTCCTCTGTTTCTCCCTGCATCTGTGTTTCACAAATACAAAATCTCCAACAACTCATTGCAAATAACACCAATAAATTCAAACACACAGAGACTTAATACGGATACTTTCACTtaacaaaaaaagaagtttttttttttgttttaatacaactgaccctattacattgtagtatgtggtcatacatactttctcaacctattgaagcacaaagaatcaatattgtagaggctcgatctcatgacctcctcCTATATGGGAGAATCACTACATAGTGCTTGGCCAGAAAAAGAAGTTTAACTAAGTTCCAAGAAAATATAATGCAAACAGAATCTAAATAAAGatgctttttttgttttgttttgcataATACAATCAATAACTAAACTCTGGAGGATTTCTTAGGCAATCTAAAGAATACCTTCGATTCTGAAACCAAACTTTGATTTGCCTGGACTCAATGTTGGAGAGGATAGGGCATTCGCGAATGAGCTGCTGACGGCGCATGGAACTGGGTTTAGGGCACTCATGATAAAGCCTCTCGAGGGCATCAACCTGCTCAGGTGTGTAGCGAACATACTTGCCATTATCCAATACTGACTTACCATCTTTGCAGGGTATCGACATAATGTTCTCTCAAAACCCACCACACAATAATATTTCAAACACCTGTGCTTCTTCTAACtgtttaaagaagaaaaatatgagCTCTGAAAAAGCTGAGAGTGTCTCTGAATCGAGTTGGCGACTTGATAAAACTAATACTAAGTAATACGGAGAATAAGATCGAAAAAAACCAGCGGACAAGCAATTCCTGAACGGAAACGGCGCTATCCTCAGCACAAAGCACTAGAGAAACATATCTAATCTTTCGATTTCAGAGCTCCCAAACACACCCTTTTGATCACCATTTCCAAAATCACTGCATGCGCGAAATCAAATTCCTTAAATGGCCTCCAGTATTCCCTTTCGCTTTCCTCCACATAAATCTTGAACGCTTAGAAACATTTAGATCTTGAAACAAAGATTAAAACGTGATATTCACCTAAAGATCGGAGCTTTGAGAGAAACGAGCAAATCCCAGAATCCCATCTTCAAGGGTTTCACCAACAGTCCAATATTTATACACCCCACATGTCaagacagaaaaaaaaaattaaaaaaaaaaatgaaagaaatagaGGAGAAGGAGCTGAAAGTTATATTGTGCGATGGCGATCTTGGGGCGATGAAATGAATGAATGAGTGTTTGTTTAACGGAGAAAAGATAAGTGAGCGTCTGAGTCAAATAGATAATCATGGATTTCTGAGAAAGATGAGTTTTTGTAGCAGGTGGGGTAGTGTGGAACGCTGTATTGTTAGTGGGCGGTCAACCTCACTGGTTCAGCTTTTTGAGGTGTGGAGGGTAAGGGGATATTCTCTCTACGGTAATTCCACTGCACTCTGATACTGTACTATCTGTGATGACCCCAATTCCCAGCTACAATCCGGATTCCTGTATATCTATGATTGAGACTTCCGGTGACTTATACAGGAAACCGACCAATATACCCTTTCCTGTTTTTGCAATTTAACCTAACCCGCCAATTTTGTTGGCACTTGGCAGGAAAAGAATTTTTGTTCTAACTTTTTATGGTTAAAACGTCTCACACATCTTTATTACTGAGATAAATTGATTCGGATTagtttaatatgaaaatataatattaattatgaataaagtatttgttattATAAGAAAAAACTTACttcctctgtctcattttaatttttctactCACTATTTATTCgtcaaaccaattctttcttctttttttcttttacttatttttttaaatttaattttttatgtttaatagtacttttagtgtagtttctaaatatataaattttgtatattaatactaaacttaatattatgaaaaaatgaaaaattgaattaaaaataacttcaatcaagtctccttaaccgaatcagacacataaaatgggacggaagtagtaatacttttgatgacaaACATAATGTTAGTAAGTGCTTGTTACTCgtgaaggaaaatgtaatatttttattgaaaaatgtaatacttttacatgatgtaaaagtattatactttctcatataagtaatagacattttattcctaatttagtattacatttcattttgaTCTCATGGATCatctcacataagtttttgccttttttaaaaagaaatacatTAAGACCATATTTAGTTTGCGAAAAATATTTAAAgggaaatgaaattgaaattccattcaaaataaattacttgaaatatttgatttttttttttaatactattgactctgttacaatgtagtatctgtttatatttgattttttgtttgattgggGTTCGAATAGTAAGAAGTAATGagtataaagattaaaatgtcacacaacaaaatgataatgataataaaagtaataaagataaaattgtCTAAACATGTGATACTTTCTTCCAAACTTTCATTGAAAACAAACTGCCACCCCCTCAccttgaaagtttttttttttttttttctctcaaaacTAAGAAAAACACTTTCCCGTGGTCAAAGTTTTTTATGAACCAAacataggaaaattctattttCCTAATAGTGTGCAAAAGTAAGGGGTCAAACTCACAATAAATTGATTCAATGCAATTTTAAAGACTTGATAATTTAAAGTACTGGAATCAAATATCAAAGATAAAGGAACAACTCAAATGTAAAATAGTTGAATCAAAACTCAAGAAGCTAAGTAATAAATTACTAGGAACATGAATAACAAATAACAATCAAAATGGGAAATACCTAGGAACATGAATGGATAACAATTACTAATTTTGCATTTTAGGATACTGTCAATCAATTAAAGGTTCGTTATTTTTTCCAATATGACAATTTCGTATGGCGTCCAAAATAAGATACGTGTTCTAATTATTCATGTACTTAATACTTATTCAAACAATTAAAActcattaaacttaaaaagaacTACAGATTACCCGATTTAAGAACCTAACAGGTAATCTAACAAAGACAATtaaattacttattattttatcctacgTAGCATAGAACTATTAGGCATGGTATGTACTCTATAATCCCCTCAAATATACTAACGTATGCTAGAATTGACTAGATCCAAACACAATTAATCACAACATAAATTTCATaggataaaattaaattaattgacaATATTAAACCCAAACTACTATAACACTTCATTGTAATTTAATCATATTCCTTGTAGAATTATTTAGCTACATATAATTAAAAGGATAATCATGCTAACACTTCTGCACAATTTACGAACTAGAAGTAGTGTTTAATAACTTATTAAAAGAATTGAAGTGCTACCAACTTAAACAAGAAACCAGAAGTGACGAACTGCTGCGAAAGGGAACACATCGCCACCGAAGGGCTTTGCGGTGTCAAATAGGAGTTCTCAGTTGTCACGATCGATGCTGCCCGGCCAGACGATGCCAACTGCTCGCTGAATAGAAAATCGAATAAAGTTGCATTGCTGTAAATTTGCCAAAGATACGAGCTGCACCCGCTATAGAATTCGCGGAAATCGTCGCCGCACCGGGATATCTCCAACCACCCCCTTCAGAATTGCTCCCAGGCAAATTGATGATCCTTTCCTCCCTTACCATAGCAGTACGTGATCAACAATTTTTCCCTTAACTTGTGCAACTACCTTCACCAATCCTTCTCCACCATGGCCGATCAACTTCTTCTCTTTTGGTGTTCTGATTTGCCGCAAAAAGAATTTTGGTGAAGAACCTGAAAAATAAttccctttctttctttttactaaaataaaataaataataaattagagTCCATAAATAATGGTCTACAGTTATTAATACTCTATTGAGATGAAGAAGATTCGTAATAATATTGCTATTTCATTATAGCATGATAGATCATGATTATgctaatagtttcatttcaaaatgttaatttttaataggtaaacaaacctatttaaatcttatgaagatgttatttttagtttttttttatatttatttacatttatcaacttatcaaaaaattaagtttatcaaacacttttaagtataATCAGCTAATTTAACGATTCTTCAATTTTCAGTTTACAACATATAACTTTTAAACTTTCAGCTCATCCATGTCAAATCCACACAAAAATGTCAAGGACCCTTCagcttatagctttttagcTTTCGACTACCTTTTCAGTTTTCAGATAGGTTTGCCAAATTATAATTGTTGcctattatataatttatttattgttttttatgtTGATCGGTCTTCCATGTAGAATCACATTTTATCAGTTTTCTAATCCTGTTCATTCACGAGATGCTCTCTTTGAACTTTGAACTCCCAACTCAGCTCTCGACGCCAAACTTTTCTGCCACGTGTCCCGTTCTTTCCATGCTCGGTTTGAACTACTTTTAGGAAAACCCCATTACCATATTCCGTAGAGAAAGCacaccattattgttgaatgttgATGGGAGCCAAAACGGAGACCGTCATTGAGATGAACACGGAGGGAAAAGATCCGCCGGAGACGAAGGCGGCGGCTATCGCAGAGACTGACGGCGGGATGACTGGACCTCTGGTCACCGAGAGAGGTGCTATTCGTCGGAAAGCTGACATCATGGACGTCGTCCTGCGAGCTCTGTGTGTGCTAACGTCGGTGACGGCCTTGTCTCTAATGGTGACGGCGAAGGAAGCTTCCACCATCACCGTCTATGGATTCAATATCCCTCTCCGTTCCAAGTGGTCCTTCTCTTACGCTTTTGAGTAAGCATCTTTGCTACACTAAAATGGCGGTTTCACCTAATTTTATTCTATTCTCTCAATCGGAATATTGTTTAATTTCTGAGCATTCATCCCTGTATCACTGCACTAGTAGCAGGCTAGCCGCTAGGTCGGTGGagattttgacatttttgtcgTATTTTCAGTCACGGGTTCAACACTACACTAAAATGATAGATGCATGCCAAATCAGATTATCTGTTCccaatttgaaaaattagattaaaatagCTAGCTAGGGTTTATAATATCACTATTAATGTTTAATTCATGTCTTTTATGAGGCGATTTTATTGTATGTATGAGGTATTTGGTGGGAGTATCTGCAGCGGTGGCGGTTCACGCCATGCTTCAGCTGCTAATCACCGGGTCAAGGCTGCTAAGAAGATCGCCGCCTGCGCCTTCACGGAACCATGCTTGGCTCGTTTGTGTGGCAGATCAGGCAAACAAACCACACtcatattatcatatatatatatcgatcgCCATAGCTGTGTATATATGAAAATGAatagagtatatatgtatattctgaattggattttaaaattttgaaggtATTTACCTATGCGATGATGAGTGCGGGATCGGCGGCGGCGGGAGTTAGCAATCTGAACCATACAGGAATTCGGCATTTGGCTCTGCCCAGCTTGTGCAAGCCGCTCCGTGGCTTCTGCGATCGGGTCGCTGCCTCCATAGCCTTTGCCTTCATGAGCTGCTTTCTGCTCGCCGTTTCGGTAGTCGCCGACGTCGTTTGGCTGTCCAAGTCTTAGAACTTAGAAGCCATCTACTGCGGCCGGGGCATATTTATGGTTTTTGCCAATCCGATAGCTTAGCTTGTTGGATTGGTTCATTAGCATGTAGAAGAGTTGTGTGTGGCATATGAAAGCTGCGACTTATATCCCATGATGATGATTATGAGTTTATGATTACTctgtactttatattttatgtgaAGGTTATCAGATCGATTAATGCATAATTAGTCACTAATTGATAGTATCTACTCAAGACGCTGAGTTAAACATGTTTATATCCAACATTTTGTTGGGAGTAATAATATTTTGGTAAGCAAATGAGCCAAATATTTTTAACCAATTCATTATATAGAGGGAGTCTAAAGTCATAACAACTTTGACCTATCGATAATCAGATAAAATATCTTGCTCATGAGAAGTAAAAAAAGCAACTCTATAAGTTAAGTCGTTAGACAGAGGCCGTTAAACAACAAAGTCTTTTGGCACTAAATAAGTTGAATTTTgttacatatataatcaatCTCTGAGTAACTGGGCTGGACTAAATTGGACCTGATCCGATCGGACTAACAGCCCAACTAAGAAACTTGGATGTTGGGCCACAGTTCAACTAAACACTGCGGGCGTCTTGGAAGTTCTAGAAATTTCTTATCCTACTAACTATTTGTAAGAAGTTGAGCCTCCTTATCTATACTCACTCTACTTTCCAAAGCCCTCAAACCAACTCAACAAACAAT is a window of Ipomoea triloba cultivar NCNSP0323 chromosome 11, ASM357664v1 DNA encoding:
- the LOC115996397 gene encoding uncharacterized protein LOC115996397; this translates as MAPHGEPVLLTSYSRTTPKNNNNNNVGVGVGGKPPRLGNDVVNHNNNNNNLQRTVSDISFELSKEVAAACTAAAADAAKLPPISEVEDAKCECCGMSEDCTPEYIDRVRAKFAGRWICGLCSEAVKEEEEKNGGKREEAVNSHINACSKFNKFARAYPVLYQAEAMREMLKKTRADPRGLRAAKTFSARDNKGKPNKAGIARSSSCIPAITRDMTELNINN
- the LOC115996655 gene encoding CASP-like protein 3A1: MLMGAKTETVIEMNTEGKDPPETKAAAIAETDGGMTGPLVTERGAIRRKADIMDVVLRALCVLTSVTALSLMVTAKEASTITVYGFNIPLRSKWSFSYAFEYLVGVSAAVAVHAMLQLLITGSRLLRRSPPAPSRNHAWLVCVADQVFTYAMMSAGSAAAGVSNLNHTGIRHLALPSLCKPLRGFCDRVAASIAFAFMSCFLLAVSVVADVVWLSKS
- the LOC115996396 gene encoding homeobox-leucine zipper protein ATHB-15-like gives rise to the protein MSIPCKDGKSVLDNGKYVRYTPEQVDALERLYHECPKPSSMRRQQLIRECPILSNIESRQIKVWFQNRRCREKQRKEASRFQSVNRKLTAMNKLLMEENARLQKQVSQLVYENGHFRRQTPSTGIGTKDTSCESVVTSGQLQLTPQHPPRDASPEGLLCIAKETLAEFLSKATGTAVEWVQMPGMKPGPDSIGIIAISHGCTGVAARACGLVGLEPTRVVEILKDRPSWFRDCRTVDVLNVIPTANGGTIELLYMQLYAPTTLAPARDFWLLRYASVLDDGSLAVCERSLGNIQNGPSVPPVPNFVRAEMLPSGYLIRPCDGGGSIIHIVDHMNLEAWSVPEVLRPLYESSAMLAHKTTMAALCHLRQIAQEVSQPNLTNSGRRPAALRALRQRLSRGFNEAVNGFTDEGWSLLGNDGIDDVTVLVNSSPYKLMGLDLTFGNGFTSISNSVLCAKASMLLQNVPPAMLLRFLREHRSEWAENNIDAYSAAAIKVGPCILPEARIFNFGNQVILPLAHAVEHEELLEVIKFEGNGHSPDDAIMPRDMFLLQLCSGMDENAVGTCAELIFAPIDASFADDAPLLPSGFRIIPLDAGKEASSPSRTLDLTSALETGTAENKAPNSLSTNNSATRSVMTIAFQFAYESHMQEAVVSMARQYVRSVISSVQRVALALSPSHLGSHAGLRLPLGTPEAHTLAQWICQSYRCYLGVELLKYSGEGSESILKALWSHSDAVVCCSAKASPFLAFANQAGLDMLETTLAALQDISLEKIFDDHGRKTLCSEFPRIMQQGFSCLQGGICMSSMSRPISYEKAVAWKVLNEEENVHCICFMFMNWSFL